From the bacterium genome, the window AGCGGTATATCCGCGAAACCCTTGAGATGACAAAGCCGGCATCACCGAAGTATGTTTTCGCCAGATTGAAGGAAAAAGTTGAGAATACCCTGCAAATGATGGCGGGGGAGCTCGATCCACAGCGATTTTATGTACAGATGCATTTCGATGCCGATGCCGATTTCGTAAAAATGGACCCCGATCAAATCAGACAAGTCTTATATAATTTATTAAAAAATTCGATTTACGAAATGCCGGATGGTGGAATAGTTACGATTTCCGGTCGGCGTCACGAAGAAGAGATTCATCTCGATGTCCGCGATTACGGTCGTGGCGTTCCACCGGATGTCGTTGATCAAATCTTCGAGCCGTTCTTTACAACAAAAGCGACCGGATCCGGCATCGGATTGTCGCTCAGTTCCCAAATCATGAAGAATCACGGGGGACGATTGGATTATGTACACCATGATGGTCCAGGTGCAACATTCCGATTGGTGTTCCCGATTCCCAATCTTGGAGGTGAATTATGAAACGGATTCTG encodes:
- a CDS encoding ATP-binding protein, which gives rise to RYIRETLEMTKPASPKYVFARLKEKVENTLQMMAGELDPQRFYVQMHFDADADFVKMDPDQIRQVLYNLLKNSIYEMPDGGIVTISGRRHEEEIHLDVRDYGRGVPPDVVDQIFEPFFTTKATGSGIGLSLSSQIMKNHGGRLDYVHHDGPGATFRLVFPIPNLGGEL